From a region of the Helianthus annuus cultivar XRQ/B chromosome 5, HanXRQr2.0-SUNRISE, whole genome shotgun sequence genome:
- the LOC110943297 gene encoding uclacyanin 1-like → MENLKLNLLVVMAMVVVSMEFHCTLAKEHIVGGPFGWNVPNNKYFVNDVLVFNFPTGVHNAAVVSLSAHDRCDGSEVYQMYPNSPATVPLNLPGLYCFISTIGSDCQALMKMIVKVGDSANTTVSVLPH, encoded by the coding sequence ATGGAAAACTTAAAGTTGAATTTGCTTGTGGTTATGGCCATGGTAGTTGTATCCATGGAGTTCCATTGCACATTGGCAAAAGAACATATAGTTGGCGGTCCGTTCGGTTGGAATGTGCCGAATAACAAATACTTCGTTAACGATGTTTTGGTTTTTAACTTCCCGACAGGAGTCCATAACGCTGCAGTAGTTTCGCTGTCGGCTCATGACAGATGCGACGGATCGGAAGTTTATCAAATGTACCCCAACTCGCCTGCTACAGTTCCATTGAACCTCCCTGGACTCTACTGTTTCATCAGCACTATAGGCTCCGATTGCCAAGCGTTAATGAAAATGATAGTCAAGGTTGGGGACAGCGCTAACACCACGGTTTCGGTGTTACCTCATTGA